The bacterium genome includes a window with the following:
- a CDS encoding acyl-CoA thioesterase: MSSLFHHPYTVGLHDTDAAGVLYSANIIRICMIGYEALLEDIGFGLPVLFQRRTMSLPIVHLEADFEKPLTAGQRVVLLIRVERIGNTSYRLAYEVQDAAGVTCATAATVHVCTDLKTHRSMDIPSDFRAALETYV, translated from the coding sequence ATGTCCAGTCTCTTTCATCATCCCTACACCGTCGGCCTGCACGACACCGACGCGGCCGGTGTCCTCTACTCGGCCAATATCATCCGCATCTGCATGATCGGCTACGAGGCGCTGCTCGAAGACATCGGTTTCGGACTGCCGGTTCTGTTTCAGCGTCGGACGATGAGCCTGCCCATTGTCCATCTCGAAGCGGACTTTGAGAAGCCACTCACCGCCGGACAGCGCGTGGTGCTGCTGATCCGTGTGGAACGAATCGGGAACACGTCCTATCGCCTCGCCTACGAAGTGCAGGATGCGGCCGGCGTGACGTGCGCCACGGCGGCAACCGTTCACGTCTGCACGGATCTGAAGACGCATCGCTCGATGGACATCCCTTCTGATTTCCGCGCGGCGCTTGAGACGTATGTATAG
- a CDS encoding carboxypeptidase regulatory-like domain-containing protein, with product MKFLRYFVTLAVALSLLTSFCTVASAGPKDVLKSPRADGSYLEKEVRHRGHNGLDNQGGPDGYAYRFVDNQSGDTATFSWVELRRDEDAIWLDFTANPDDDAAIIPLGFVFPFYGGPYDSVVITTNGMIQFYTTSPEFFNDCLPTEIVPAPMICVHWDDLHCDNGGYNPGGNMTIGYKQFPDHIVIEWDSVGRQGYTDASFKFEAILWADGRMKFQYDRLVEGTAGFSATIGIQADADGPALEYSCDATGHLPLSGLAIWFYPGDVGAISGSVRDVQGTPLPYARVRINELWVMGRTDATGDFAFPSVATGTYSMTAFLHGYMEGHATNVVVTTGGQTTVPFSLRWTGVHSYTASGNWPIADLDTTTVQLQVNESWIINDLDVFVSLTHSYVADLRISVTGPGGQTVLLTNQNGGSGEDYEMTTFDDEALIPVRFGQPPFNGSFIPEEPLSAFNGLDVQGAWTLTLEDLAGGDDGVLLEWGILITPALDALDPGTPATAREFALLGNYPNPFNSRTIIRYSVPQTLPISLRLYNVLGQEVATLLQARVEAGVYSVTWDGRDARGVDAASGLYLVRLESPTASATGKLFLLR from the coding sequence TTGAAGTTTCTACGCTATTTCGTCACTCTTGCCGTTGCGCTTTCCCTTCTGACCTCATTTTGCACCGTGGCTTCCGCCGGACCGAAAGACGTTTTGAAATCACCGCGAGCCGACGGCTCCTACCTTGAGAAAGAAGTCCGCCATCGCGGCCATAACGGCCTCGATAATCAAGGCGGACCTGATGGTTACGCGTACCGTTTCGTGGACAATCAATCCGGCGACACGGCCACCTTCTCCTGGGTGGAGCTCCGTCGGGATGAAGACGCCATCTGGCTGGATTTTACCGCCAATCCCGACGATGACGCGGCGATTATTCCACTGGGCTTCGTTTTTCCTTTCTACGGCGGGCCATACGACTCAGTGGTTATCACAACCAACGGGATGATCCAATTCTATACGACCAGTCCGGAATTCTTCAACGATTGCCTGCCGACCGAGATTGTCCCGGCACCGATGATTTGTGTGCACTGGGACGATCTCCACTGCGACAACGGCGGATACAATCCCGGTGGTAACATGACCATCGGCTATAAGCAGTTTCCCGATCACATCGTGATCGAGTGGGATTCGGTAGGACGGCAAGGCTACACCGACGCTTCGTTTAAGTTCGAGGCGATTCTGTGGGCTGACGGCCGCATGAAATTCCAGTACGACCGGCTGGTGGAGGGGACGGCCGGGTTCTCGGCGACCATCGGGATCCAGGCGGATGCCGACGGACCGGCTCTGGAATACTCTTGCGATGCCACGGGACATCTGCCGCTGAGCGGACTGGCCATTTGGTTTTATCCGGGAGACGTAGGAGCCATTTCGGGATCGGTCCGCGACGTTCAGGGTACTCCTCTGCCCTACGCGCGGGTGCGAATCAATGAACTTTGGGTGATGGGAAGAACCGATGCCACCGGCGATTTCGCGTTCCCTTCGGTAGCCACCGGAACGTACTCGATGACGGCGTTTCTCCACGGTTATATGGAGGGCCATGCTACAAACGTGGTGGTGACCACGGGCGGGCAGACAACGGTCCCCTTCTCCTTGCGGTGGACGGGCGTGCACAGCTATACGGCTTCCGGCAACTGGCCTATCGCAGATTTGGACACCACCACCGTTCAGCTTCAGGTGAACGAAAGTTGGATCATCAACGATCTGGACGTCTTCGTTTCCCTCACTCACAGCTACGTCGCCGATCTGCGGATCTCGGTGACGGGTCCCGGCGGCCAGACCGTGCTGCTGACGAACCAAAACGGCGGGAGCGGCGAGGACTACGAGATGACCACGTTTGACGACGAGGCTTTGATCCCGGTTCGTTTCGGACAGCCGCCGTTCAACGGGTCGTTCATCCCCGAGGAACCGCTGTCCGCCTTCAATGGACTGGACGTTCAGGGTGCGTGGACGCTGACTCTTGAGGATCTGGCGGGTGGGGACGACGGGGTGCTCCTTGAGTGGGGAATCCTCATCACTCCGGCTCTCGATGCGTTGGATCCGGGTACGCCCGCCACGGCCCGCGAGTTCGCGTTGCTTGGCAACTACCCGAATCCGTTCAATTCGCGGACGATCATCCGCTACAGCGTCCCGCAGACCCTGCCGATCTCGCTCCGGCTGTATAACGTACTCGGGCAGGAAGTCGCAACGCTGCTTCAGGCACGGGTGGAGGCCGGTGTGTATAGCGTGACGTGGGACGGCCGGGATGCGCGCGGCGTGGACGCCGCCAGTGGGCTCTATCTGGTGCGTTTGGAAAGCCCGACCGCAAGCGCCACCGGCAAGCTGTTCCTTCTTCGTTGA
- a CDS encoding acyl--CoA ligase: protein MSQRDWFDKKAGGSSWRLQDWGYMLPDDQFNAKTSCLARRIAEWVPHRRTRIGLWGANSLDYLAALFAILRSGNVAVPMNTRLTARELLLLARQTDLSGIFVARDFPKTLRDALSAIPTFSLASRPEDESAPAGLVRIKELGDNDVAVLISSSGSTGQPKIVPLTLRSLMQHSQAVCSHLQVTWRDTWVVCLPFFHVGGLTIPFRCLVSGASLRISQTADPEEIIRLIDDEEATLVSVVPTMFERMLNLRGLQPFPKSLRAIIVGGGPVHERLLARCEKAYATYGLTEAGSMITCARPGCGPKERATAGPPLPGTHVRIVNEKGKEVGKGQAGRIAVRGPGMARGYIADSESNKETFDSGWILTEDYGRLDENGFLHVEGRLDDLMKSGGESVAPAEIEKALLEHPRIAAAVVMSVTSEEWGQSPAALIVLKPGRPLQKIHIYQFLEGKLARYKFPKTIVFTDKLPLLGNGKPDLKAIRRVLEGK, encoded by the coding sequence ATGAGTCAACGCGATTGGTTCGATAAGAAAGCGGGTGGAAGTTCGTGGCGATTGCAGGACTGGGGGTACATGCTGCCCGATGACCAGTTCAACGCAAAAACTTCGTGCTTGGCCAGGCGCATTGCCGAGTGGGTGCCACACCGACGCACGCGAATCGGCCTCTGGGGTGCTAACAGCCTCGACTATCTGGCCGCGCTGTTCGCGATTCTTCGCAGCGGCAACGTGGCCGTTCCGATGAATACGCGCCTCACCGCCCGTGAACTTCTCCTGTTGGCCCGGCAGACGGATCTGAGCGGGATCTTCGTCGCTCGCGACTTTCCCAAGACGCTACGCGACGCCCTGTCGGCAATTCCCACCTTCTCGCTTGCGTCGCGGCCCGAAGATGAATCGGCTCCCGCCGGGTTGGTGCGCATCAAGGAACTCGGCGATAATGACGTGGCGGTTCTCATCAGTTCATCGGGCAGCACCGGCCAACCCAAGATCGTGCCGCTCACGCTCCGATCACTCATGCAGCACTCGCAAGCCGTTTGCTCGCACCTGCAAGTGACGTGGCGCGACACATGGGTCGTCTGTCTGCCGTTCTTTCACGTCGGCGGTCTGACCATTCCGTTTCGTTGTCTTGTTTCGGGAGCCTCGCTTCGGATCAGTCAAACCGCCGATCCCGAGGAGATCATCCGGCTCATTGATGACGAAGAGGCCACGCTGGTTTCGGTGGTGCCGACGATGTTCGAGCGAATGCTGAACCTTCGCGGCCTGCAGCCCTTTCCCAAGTCTCTGCGCGCGATTATCGTCGGCGGCGGACCGGTTCACGAGCGATTGCTCGCCCGCTGCGAGAAAGCCTATGCGACCTACGGCCTGACCGAAGCCGGCTCGATGATCACCTGTGCGCGGCCGGGCTGCGGCCCCAAGGAGCGGGCGACCGCCGGGCCGCCTCTGCCGGGAACCCACGTGCGGATCGTGAACGAGAAGGGTAAGGAAGTCGGCAAGGGACAGGCCGGCCGGATTGCCGTGCGCGGTCCCGGCATGGCGCGCGGATACATCGCCGATTCGGAATCGAACAAGGAAACGTTCGACTCGGGATGGATTCTGACCGAGGACTATGGCCGACTCGATGAAAACGGCTTTCTGCACGTCGAGGGTAGACTGGATGACCTGATGAAATCCGGCGGCGAAAGCGTCGCTCCCGCGGAAATCGAAAAAGCGCTCCTCGAGCATCCCCGCATTGCAGCGGCCGTGGTGATGTCCGTCACGAGCGAGGAGTGGGGACAATCCCCGGCGGCATTGATCGTTCTGAAACCCGGCCGGCCCTTGCAGAAGATTCATATCTACCAGTTTCTCGAAGGCAAACTTGCCCGCTACAAATTTCCCAAGACCATCGTCTTCACCGACAAACTTCCTTTGCTCGGCAACGGCAAGCCGGATCTGAAAGCCATTCGCCGAGTGCTCGAAGGAAAATAG